A single region of the Drosophila miranda strain MSH22 chromosome 2, D.miranda_PacBio2.1, whole genome shotgun sequence genome encodes:
- the LOC108154426 gene encoding salivary glue protein Sgs-5, which produces MLKSIFLVAALLVVVQATILIEPKPQPVEPCSTCNLYLRGYTWALEDCTCRVFQNACLLGEENARRAKAGKTPLVVVSEKLCRSFIPKKCLIGLPVVAKFPKPAPCGCNGKPGSLVNQQFKNLCALKKYSSENSRPYISYTIGIC; this is translated from the exons ATGCTTAAGTCGATATTTCTGGTTGCAGCCCTCCTGGTCGTGGTACAGGCCACCATTCTGATTGAGCCCAAGCCCCAGCCGGTGGAGCCCTGCAGCACATGCAATCTCTACCTAAGAGGCTACACCTGGGCCCTCGAGGATTGCACCTGCCGTGTCTTCCAGAACGCTTGCCTCCTGGGCGAGGAGAATGCTCGCAGGGCGAAGGCCGGAAAAACCC CTCTTGTCGTTGTTTCGGAGAAGTTATGCCGAAGTTTTATTCCGAAGAAGTGCCTTATTGGACTCCCAGTGGTGGCCAAGTTCCCGAAACCAGCACCATGCGGCTGCAATGGCAAACCTGGCAGCCTCGTCAACCAACAGTTCAAGAATCTCTGTGCGCTGAAAAAATACTCCTCTGAAAATTCAAGGC CCTACATCAGCTACACAATTGGAATCTGCTAG